A single genomic interval of Flavihumibacter rivuli harbors:
- the kynU gene encoding kynureninase: MENSLEYARSLDQADVLKDYRDAFIIPVEEGKEQLYFLGNSLGLQPRRTAGYLQRILDQWSRYGVESFFMGEDPWMHYHDHLIRPLSRIVGALPSEVTVMNQLTVNLHLIMVSFYRPEGKRNKIICEAKAFPSDQYMLETHVRSHGLDPEQVIVEVAPREGEHTIRHEDIVEAIDRHKEELALVLWGGLNYYTGQVFDMASITDAAHKAGARVGFDLAHAAGNIALDLHAWEVDFACWCSYKYLNSGPGAVGGAYVHERFHKDPTLNRFAGWWGYDKTTRFKMEKGFRPIASAEGWQLSTPSLLLYAAHRASLEIFEEAGMDRLVEKGQALSDYLLFLLDEVNRRSGNRQVEVITPRWRSEKGCQVSMLMHSRGREVFDALSREGIFADWREPNVIRVAAVPLYNRFEEVWHFATILDKVLNG, translated from the coding sequence ATGGAGAATAGTTTGGAATATGCCCGGTCGCTTGACCAGGCTGATGTGCTTAAGGATTACAGGGACGCTTTTATCATCCCAGTGGAGGAAGGGAAAGAACAATTGTATTTCCTGGGCAATTCCCTGGGGTTGCAACCCAGGCGTACGGCGGGTTATTTGCAGCGTATCCTTGACCAATGGTCGAGATATGGGGTAGAGAGCTTTTTCATGGGCGAAGACCCCTGGATGCATTACCATGACCACCTGATCAGGCCATTGTCCAGAATAGTTGGGGCATTGCCATCCGAGGTAACGGTCATGAACCAGCTCACCGTTAACCTGCACCTGATTATGGTGAGTTTCTATCGGCCGGAGGGAAAAAGAAACAAGATCATTTGCGAGGCAAAGGCATTTCCCAGTGATCAGTACATGCTGGAAACCCATGTAAGGAGCCATGGACTGGATCCTGAGCAGGTGATCGTAGAAGTGGCGCCAAGGGAAGGGGAACATACCATCAGGCATGAAGATATTGTAGAAGCCATTGACAGGCATAAGGAGGAACTTGCCCTAGTGCTATGGGGAGGGTTGAACTATTATACAGGACAGGTTTTCGATATGGCCTCTATTACGGATGCGGCGCATAAGGCAGGTGCCAGGGTTGGGTTTGACCTTGCCCATGCGGCCGGTAATATTGCACTTGACCTGCATGCCTGGGAGGTGGACTTCGCCTGCTGGTGCAGTTACAAATACCTGAATTCCGGGCCGGGTGCCGTGGGCGGAGCCTATGTCCATGAACGATTCCATAAGGATCCCACCTTGAACCGCTTCGCGGGTTGGTGGGGCTACGATAAAACTACCCGATTCAAGATGGAAAAGGGCTTCCGCCCTATTGCGAGTGCCGAAGGATGGCAATTGAGTACCCCATCCCTTTTGTTGTATGCCGCCCATAGGGCATCCCTTGAAATCTTTGAAGAGGCTGGCATGGATAGACTGGTGGAGAAAGGCCAGGCATTGAGCGATTACCTGCTGTTCCTATTGGATGAGGTGAATAGGCGTTCCGGCAACAGGCAGGTTGAGGTCATTACTCCCAGGTGGCGAAGTGAAAAAGGTTGCCAGGTGTCGATGCTGATGCACAGCAGGGGAAGGGAGGTTTTTGATGCCCTGTCAAGGGAAGGCATATTTGCTGACTGGAGGGAGCCCAATGTGATACGTGTAGCGGCAGTGCCCCTGTACAACAGGTTTGAGGAGGTTTGGCATTTTGCTACTATCCTGGATAAGGTGCTGAATGGGTAA